Genomic window (Streptomyces cadmiisoli):
AGGCGGCCAGCAGCAGGGTGCGGGCGTAGCCCTCCAGACCGTCGGAGAGGCGGCCGGACCGGCTGGTGTGCTCGCCGGGCAGGTCGTAGAGGGCGAGATCGTCGCCGGCGTACGGCTCCACCGCGGCCAGCAGGGCGTCGGCCGCCGCCTCCCAGTGCGCGCGGGTGTAGCCGGTGTACGGGCTCAGGACGCGGTCGTCCCGGGGCAGATCCATGGCTGGCGGTTCCCTTCCGGCCGGGCCTGGGCCGCCCCGGTTCCGGTCGGGGCGGCCCAGGTGTCCATCCCACCCCTGTCCCGCCCCCGGGCACCAGATGCCGGGCGCAGGTTCCGGACGCGGCTGCGGCGGGTGTCGACTAGCGTCGTCGCATGACCGGCAACGCCCCTGCCGTCGACGGCTCCCCCTCCCTCGCCGACGCCCTCGCCGAAGGGACCGTCGTGCTCGACGGCGGCATGTCCAACCAGCTGGAGTCGGCCGGGTACGACCTGGCGGACGCGCTGTGGTCGGCGCGGCTGCTCGCCGAGCGGCCCGAGGCGGTCGTCGAGGCGCACCTCGCCTACTGCCTCGCGGGCGCGGACGTCGCGACCACCGCCAGCTACCAGGCGACCTTCGAAGGCTTCGCCGGGCGCGGCATCGGGCCCGACCGGGCGGCCGGGCTCCTGCGGCTGAGCGTGGCGGCGGCCCGCGAAGCGACGTCGCGCGCACGGGAGCGGGGCGTGCGGCGTCCGCTGTGGGTGGCCGCCTCGGTCGGGCCGTACGGGGCGATGCTCGCGGACGGTTCGGAGTACCGGGGCCGCTACGGGCTCTCCGTGGCCGAGCTGGAACGCTTCCACCGGCCCCGCGTGGCGGCGCTGGTGGCCGCCGCGCCCGACGTCCTCGCCCTGGAGACGGTCCCGGACACCGACGAGGCGGAGGCGCTGGTGCGGACGGTGCGCGGACTCGGGGTGCCGGCCTGGCTGTCGTACACCGTGGCCGGCGGCCGCACTTGCGCCGGGCAGCCGTTGGAGGAGGCCTTCGCCGTGGCCGCCGACGCGGACGAGGTGATCGCCGTGGGGGTCAACTGCTGCGCCCCCGAGGACGTGGAGCACGCCGTCGCCGTCGCGGCGCGGGTCACCGGAAAGCCGGTGGTGGCCTACCCGAACAGCGGGGAGGCCTGGGACGCCCGGGCGCGGGCCTGGAGCGGTGGCCGCACCTTCGCACCCGCGCAGGTCGAGGGCTGGCGGGCGGCCGGGGCCCGGCTGATCGGCGGCTGCTGCCGGGTGGGACCGGAGACGATCGCCGCCGTCGCGGCGACACTGGCGGCTGGGTGAGCGGCTCGTCCTGCGGACGGCGGGGTGAGCGGGCTCGTCCCGCAGGCGGCGGGGTGAGCGGGCTCATCCCACAAGCCGCAACGTGAACGGGCTCGTACCACAAGCCGCAACGTGAACGGGCTCGTACCACAAGCCGCAACGTGAACGGGCTCGTACCACGGGCGGCGGTCAGTGTCCGCGGACTGCGCCGCGGCGCAGCAGTCGTACGACCGAACGCAGTTCCGCGCCACGGCCGGCGGCACCGTCCTCCGGGACCGGCACGGGCGGTGCGGACGCGCGGGCGGCGGCGTCGGCCGCCCACAGGTCGAACTCCCCGTCGCGCGGGCCGTGCACCGTGCGCGGCTCGCCGTCCCCGAGGATCCGCACCGGGTGCGAGGTGTCCCACGCCTGCCAGCCCGGATCGCCGTCCACGGCGAAGCGCACCCACGCCGAGTGCATCTCCTCGGCCAGTTCCCGCGGCGCGCCCCAGCCGGAGAGTTTGGCCGACTCGGGCACCTCGCCGGTGTCGAAGACGAAGCCGAGTTCCAGCGCGTGGCAGGCGCCGAGGCCGGGCCGCAGCGAGGGCCAGGCGAACTCGTAGACGTACGACGATCCGGGGCGGGCCTCGGCGAGCCGGTGCAGCGGGATGCGCAGCAGGTGGTCGGTGACGAGCTGGCCGACGATCTCGGCGGTGCCGGCCTCGGGGTGCAGGGCGCGGTAGCCGCGCGGCACCTCGTGCCCGCAGCGGCAGCGGGCCATCGCGCCGGCCAGGGCGACCGCGCCGAGCCGGTCGACCCGCTCCAGCAGCCCGCCGGGCACCAGCCACAGCCGGTACTCGTCACGGGTCCAGCCCATGAGCAGTTCGGCGCCCACGGCGGCGTCGCCCTCGACCAGCGCCTGAAGCGGATCGCGCGGGACGAGGTCCCCGTCGACGACGATGCCGAAGGCGGGTCCGCCCAGGATCGGGCTGCTGAGGCGGCCGGCCTCCGCCTGGGCGCGCAGCAGCACCTCGCGGTCGACGGCGGCGAACGCCTCGGCGGTGGCCGGCACCTTCAGCCGGGCCGCCATCCGGCGCACCATCCGCCGCACCTTGTCCCGGTCGGCGGCCTCGGGCGGCCCGCTCTGCAGGACCGCCCGGTGGAACAGGCCCTGTGCCTGCGGGGCGGCGATGAGGGCACCGACGCTGATCGCCCCGGCGGACTGGCCGGCCAGGGTCACCCGGCCCGGGTCGCCGCCGAAGGCCCCGATCGACTCGTGCACCCAGCGCAGCGCGGCGAGCTGGTCGCGCAGGCCGGGGTTGGCGGGCGCGTCCGGGAACAGCCCGTAGCCCTCGACGCCCAGCCGGTAGTTGACGGAGACGAGGACGACGCCGTCGCGGGCGAAGGTGCGTCCGTCGTACACCGGCACACCGGAGGATCCCCTGGTCAGGGCGCCGCCGTGCAGCCAGACGAGGACCGGGAGCCGGGCGGCGGGGCCCGGCTGCGGGGTCCACACGTTCAGGTTGAGGCATCCGTCGCCGGGGACGACCGGGTCGGCGAGGTACTCGGCGAACGCCTCGGAGTACGGCGGTTGCGGCGCCGTCGGCCCGAACGCGCCGGCGTCCCGCGCACCGTCCCACGGGTCGGGCGGAACGGGCGGCCGGAACCGGTGCGGGCCGAACGGGGGCGCGGCGTAGGGGATGCCCCGGAAGACGGCGACCCCGTCTTCGCGCCGGCCGCGGACCGCTCCGTACGGCGTCCGCACCACGGGGCCCGCCGGGTCTTCCGTGCCTGCCGCCGTCATCCGCCCACCAGCCCTTCGCCGCGCTCGTGCACCGTTCAGATCAGAGCACCACATCGCTCGCCCGAATTCCGGTGCCCGAGCCGCTTCGGCGCCTGTTTGGCGTACTCCGGGTGCCGCGGCGGCCGGGTCGAAGTGGTCGTGGCGCCGGACGAGTTCACCGCGCCCGCGGGCCGCCGTCCGAAGAGTCTCCCCGGCCGGGCCGACCCGCGGGCGGGCGCATCCCGCTCTGCCTCACCGCTTCTTGTCGGCCCGCCAGACCGTCATGTCCGCGGTCAGGAAACTGACGCCGCTGTCGGGCAGCGCGGTCGACTTCACCTGGACGACGAGCAGCGCGATCGTTCCGGAGGGGTGCTTCACGCAGATCTCGCTGCCGGCCGCGACGGCGGCCAGCTGAAGCTCGTGCGCCTCGGCTCCGGCGAGCAGCGAACGGCACGATGCGTAGGTGGCCCCCGGCCGCTCGGAGTAGAGCAAGCTGATCACACTGGTGTCGCTCTCCAGCGCGCAGCCGTCGTCGTCGCAGCGGAAGCGGATGTCCCCCTTGCGGTCGTCGCGTTGGCCCGCGTCCTCGATGCCCAGTGAGTTCTCCTCGTCCAGCCACTGGCCCGCGTGCGGCTCGGGCTGCGGGGTCCCGCGTGCCGCCGAGGGGGGCGAGGCGCCCGCCGCCCTGCCCCGGGCGGCGGAGTCGGCGTCGGACGACGACCCGGCTGCCGATCCCGACGACGAGGACGTCGACGACCGGGTGTCCTCGGCGGCGTCGGTGGTCCGGGAGGTGGCCGCGTTCCGTTCGGAGGACCGGCCGGTCAGGTCCGTCACCGTCCAGGCCAGGCCCGTCAGCACCAGCGCGCCCGCCGCCGCGGCGGCCGTGACCATCGCGATCCGCCGTCGGCGGGGGCGCCGCCCGGCCGGTACCGGCCGCTGCGGCCGGGTGGTGAACGCCAGCGTGTGCGCGGAGGCTGGGGCGGCCACCGCCGGGGGCGGCACCGGCACCGGCACCGGCGGCCCCGTGACCTCGGACCAGACTGCCGGGCCCGCGCCGACGTCCTCCCCGAGCCGCTGCCGGCACCACTGGAGGATCTCGGCGAGGGTGGCCCGCTCACCGGGTTCGGCGGCCAGGCACCGGCCGATCAGCGGACGGAGCGGCTCCGGCAGCAGGGACAGGTCGGGCTCCGAGTGCACGATCCGGTAGAGCACGCTGACCGAGGGTCCGTCCCCGTACAGGGGCTCGCCCAGGGCCGCGAACGCCGCCGTCTGGCCGAGCGCGAAGACATCGGTCGCCGCGGTGACCTCGCCGCCGGACGCCTGCTCGGGGGCCATGAACTGGGGGGTGCCGACGGCGGTACCCGTGGCCGTGTGCGCGGTGAGGTCGGCCGCCACCGAGATACCGAAGTCGATCACTCGCGGCCCGTCGGCGGCCAGCAGCACGTTCGACGGCTTGAGATCGCGGTGCACGATGCCCACGTCGTGGATGGCCTGGAGCGCCTCGGCCACCCCCGCCACCAGCGACAGCACCGCCGGCACCGGCAGCGGTCCGCGCCGGGCGACGGCCTCGGCCAGGGACGGTCCGGGCACGTACAGCGTGGCCAGCCAGGGCGGTACGCCGTCCGGGTCGGCGTCGATCAGTTCGGCGGTGTACGCGCCGCGGACCCGCCGGGCCGCCTTGATCTCCCGTCCGAACCGCCGCCGGAAGGCGGGGTCGTCGGCGAGCTCCGGCCGGACCACTTTGATCGCCACGGGACGGCCGCCCTGCGTGTGCGACAGATAGACCCGGCCCATGCCGCCCGCGCCCAGCCGCGCGGCGAGGCGGTAACCGGCCACCACCGGCGGATCGTCCGCCTGCAAGGGCCGGAACACCTCGGTCGCGTCGTGCATCGGTCCTCAGCCCCCAGATCCCCTGAACCCCAGGTCCCCGATCCTCCGATCCGATCCGGGTCGAGCCGGTTCGGACCAGAACCGATCCGGTCCGAAGCGATCCAATCAGTCGATGATCAGACGGCAGCCTAATCGGTGTGCCGGGACCTTTGGCCGGGAGGAGTTCCGCCGCACCGGCTACGCCGAGTCCTCCCGGGCCCACCGTCCGGCGGCCCAGGCGATCCCGCCCCGCAGATGGGCGAGGAAGCCGGGGTCGCGGTACGCCTCACGGGCATGGCCCAGCGCGGTGTAGAACACACGGCCCGCGCCCCGCTCGTGGCACCAGGCCAGCGGATGGTCCGCGCCCATCCCGCCGCCCTCGTAGGAGGACTCGTCGGCCGAGAGCAGGACGCGGACCGAGCCGCGCGGGCTGGTCAGGAAGTCGTACCACTCGTCGGTGAAGTCCCAGACGGCCGGCAGGTGCCGAGTCGCGGGGTGGTCGCGGTCCTCGACGAGCGCCCTGCCCGGCTGGTACGCGGGATGCCGGGCGAACCGGGCGCCGAGCAGTTCGCCGTAGTACGGCCAGCCGTACTCGGTGCAGGCCGCCGCGTGCACGCCGACGAAGCCGCCGCCCGCCTCCACGTAGGCGGCGAGCCGCGCGCGGCCGGGCGGTGTCAGCACCTCGCCGCTGGTGGAGAGGAAGACGACGGCGGCGTATCCGTCGAGCGGGACCTCCAGGGCCGCGGGGTCCTCGGTGTGGTCGACCTCGAACCCGGCGAGGCCGCGTACGGCGGCCACCGCGTCCGGTATGGAGTCGTGCCGGTAGTCGGTGGTGCGGGTGTGGACGAGCAGCCGGGATGCCATGGTGGACGAGCCTAGGCAAATCAGCGGTCGGCACGGAGCCGGATCAGGGCGCCGGCCCGCACCGAGGGGTGCACCACGGGGAATCCGTCCGCGCCGCGCACGCCGACGGACTGCCGGGCCCCCTCCCGGCGCTGTGCCGTTCCACGGGCGGGACGAGCTTGCGTAGCCTCGGTGACGATGAACACGATTCCGGCACACCTCGACCACCTCGTCCTCGCGACGCCCGATCTGGCCGCGACCGTCGCCGACTTCACCCGGCGCACGGGGGTGGAACCGGTACCCGGCGGCACGCACGTGGGTCTCGGCAGCCGCAACCACCTGATCGGTCTGGGCGGCACCGGTTATCTGGAGATCATCGGTCCGGACCCCGACCGGACCGCGCCCGCCGGACCGCGCCCCTTCGGGATCGACACGTTGCCGCGGGCGCGCACGCTGACCTGGGCGATCAGCCCTCCCGACCTGGACGCGGCCGTCGCGGCGGCCCGCGCGCGGGGATACGACCCCGGCCCGCCGCTCCCGATGAGCCGCCGCACGCCCGACGGCACCCTCCTGACCTGGCGCCTGACGGACGGGGCGGCCGCCCACCCCTCCGGTCTCGTCCCCTTCCTCATCGACTGGGGCGACTCGCCGCATCCCACGGCGTCGGACCTGCCCACCACGCCCCTGCTGTCCTTCTCGGCCACGGCTCCCGACCCCGACCGGATCCGCCCCCTGCTGCACGCCCTGGACACCGAACTGCCGCTGTCGCGGGGCCCGGTGGGGCTGGCCTTCACGGTGGACACCCCACGCGGGCCGGTGCGGTTCGGCTGAGTCGACCGTCCACCCCGGCGCGCCCCGCCGGGGCCGCGGCGCCAGGTGTCCGATTCGTTCAAGACTCCGGGCTGCCGGCCGGTCTACGGTCGCCGCATGAGTCCACGATTCGATGCCATCGGCCTGGTCGTCTCCGACATGGCCGCCTCCGTCGCCTTCTACCGCCGTCTCGGCTTCGCGTTCCCGGACGGGTCCGAGGAGCAGCCGCACGCGGAGGCCGAACTCCCCGGCGGGCAGCGACTGCTGTTCGACACCGAGGAGAGCGTGCGGTCCTTCCACCCCGGGTGGCGCCCGCCCACCGGCGGTGGCCGCGCCTCGATCGCGCTGCTCTGCGACGGTCCGGGTGAGGTCGACGCGGTGTACGAGGAGCTGGTGGCCGCCGGCCACCACGGGGAGCTCAAGCCGTGGGACGCCTTCTGGGGCCAGCGGTACGCCGTCCTGCACGACCCGGACGGCAACGGCGTCGACCTGTTCGCGCCCCTGCCGTCAGCGGGTCAGTAGGTCGCCCGGCGTCGTACCCGCCAAGTCCCGTACGTCCCTGGCCAGATGGGCCTGGTCCGCGAACCCGGCGCGGATCGCCGTGTCCGCGAGGGGCACGCCGCTCCGGGCCAGGGCCAGGGCCCGTTGCAGCCGCAGCACACGGGCCAGCGTCTTCGGGCCGTAGCCGAAGGCGGCGAGCGAGCGGCGGTGCAACCGGCGCACGCCGAGGCCGAGTTCGTCGGCGGTGGCGGCGACCGGGCGGCCCCCGTCCAGGGCCGCGACCACATGCCGCAGCACGGGGTCGGGCGGATCGGCCCCGGCTTCGAGACGCAGCGCCGCGTCCTCCAGGCCGCCCGCGGGATCGGCGGCCGCGTTCACCAGCGCGGTGAACCGCCGTACCCGTGCGGCCGGCCACAGGTCGGCGAGTTCGACCCGCCGGTCGCGGACCTCGTGGGCGGGCACGCCGAGCAGTGCGGGCGCGGTCCCCGGGTAGAAGCGGATGCCCGCCCAGGGGCCGTCCGTGCCGGAGGTGACGTGCGCGCGGGTGTCCGGGCCGGCGACGAGCAGTCGTCCCTCGTGCCAGAGCAGGTCCATGCAGCCGTCCGGCAGCACCCGCCCGGCACCGGACCCGGCCGGCGTGCTCCACACCACCGCGCCGTCCACCCGGGCCGCCCGCTCCGTGTACACGTACGCCAGGCTACGCCGGGAGCCCGAGTCCCCGGCCCGCCCGGCGACGGTCCGAGGGCCGAACTAGACCCCGGCCGCCCCGACGGTCGGCGTCGTCCGCCCGGTGCGCGTCCGGTGGTCCTGGGGGCTCACCCCGTACACCCGCTTGAAGGCGTTGGACAGGGCGAAGGCGCTGCCGTAGCCGACCTGGCGGGCGATGGCCTCCAGGGTGTCGTCGGTGTCCCGCAGCCGGTCGGCCGTCAGGGCGAGGCGCCAGCCGGTGAGGTAGGCCATCGGGGGTTCGCCGACCAGTTCGGTGAAGCGGCGGCCCAGCGCGGCCCGGGACACCCCGGCCCGCGCCGCCAGCGAGGCCACGGTCCAGGGGTGGGCGGGGTCGTCCTGGACGAGACGCAGCGCCCGGCCCACGACCGGGTCGGCCAGGGCCCGGTACCAGGCCGGTGCCTCCGCCTCGGGCCGGGCGAACCAGGCGCGCAGCGCTGCGATGACCAGCAGGTCCAGCAGCCGGTCCAGGACGACCTCCTGGCCCGGCTCGTCACGCGCGATCTCCTCCATGAGCAGCGGTGTGAGCGGGCAGCGCCACACCTGTGCGGACAGGGTCAGCAGCGGGGGCAGCGCGTCCAGCAGCCGACCGCTGATCTCGCCCTGCCACAGGTAGGTGCCGATCAGCATCACCGCCGAGCCGTCGGGCCGGTGGCCCCAGGTGCGCACACCGAGGTCCATGGAACCGTTCAGCGCGGTGCCGTCGGGGTAGCGGCATTCCGCGCCCGGCAGGATCAGGGCCTGCGGCGCCGTACCGGGGTCGTCGGCGCAGGTGTAGGGGTCGGGGCCGCGCGCGATCGCGAGGTCGCCGGGCCGCAGCCGCACCGGCTCCCCGCTGTCGGGGACGATCCAGGCGTCGCCGCGCACCGTCAGCATCACCGTCAGCGGCGCCCGGTCCTCCACCCGTACGGCCCACGGCGGGTCGAAGCACGCCCTGATCATGAAGGCGCCCCGCGCGCGGGGACCGTCCAGCAGGCCCGCGAGGGGGTCCCCCGGGGCGCGCGTGTTCGGGCGTGGGCGCGCGTCCATGGCGTCAGAGTAGACGCGCGCGCAGGGGAATGAGCCGTTCAGCGATGGGCTCCCGGCGGCCCGCGGCAGTTCACTTGAGACATGACGCGGAAAACGGACATGACAGTGGTGGTGACCGGCGCGTCCGGTCGTACGGGGAGCCGGGTCGCCTCGGCCGCGCGGGCCGCCGGGCTGACGGTGCGGCCCGCCTCGCGCGCCCAGGGCTTCGACTGGACGGACCGGTCGACATGGGCGCAGACGCTGCGGGACGCGGACGCCGCCTACCTGGTCCACCCCGGGGACGTGGGCTCCCCGGCCGCCACGCTGGCGGTCGGGCTGCTCGCGCACGAGGCGGTCTCCCTCGGCGTACGGCGGCTGGTGCTGCTGTCGGCGCGCGGCGAGGAACACGCCCGGCCGACCGAGGAGGCGCTGCGGGAGTCGGGCGCGGACTGGACGGTGGTGCGGGCCGCGTGGTTCATGCAGAACTTCAGCGAGGGGCCGCTGGTGGACGGGCTGCGCGGCGGTGAGCTGGTGTTTCCCGGTGGTGAGGTGCGTGAGCCGTTCGTCGACGTGCGGGACGTCGCGGACGTGGTGGTGGGCACCTTGCCGGCGGGCGACCGGTACGCGGGGCAGTCCGTCACCGTCTCGGGGCCGCGCCTGCTGTCCTTCGGGGAGGCGGTGGCGGAGATCGCGAAGGCGGCGGGCCGCGAGCTGGCCTACCGGCCGGTTTCGGCGCGGGAGTACGGCGCCCGGCTGGCCGGATTCGGGGTGCCGCCCGAGGAGGTCGAGCTGCTGGTGGACGTCTTCGACACGCTGCTCGACGGACGGAACGCGTATCTCTCGGACGGTGTGCGGCAGGTACTGGGGCGTGAGCCGCGGGACTTCGCGGAGTTCGCCGCCGAGGCCGCGGCGGCGGGCACGTGGCGGGGGTGAACCCGAGCTGCGGAGACGCGCGGCGAGCGTGAACCACCGCGGCGGCGGACGCCCGGCGGGGCGTGAACCACCGCGGCGGCGGGTGCGGGCCCGCCGGTCGTCCGGTGCGGGAGGGGCCCCGGCCCGCGCCCGGCGACGGGCGGGCCGCCCTCACCGGTTCGTGGGCGAGTCCTCCCCGCCGCCCCGCTGCGAGTTCTTCACCTGCGCGCGCAGCCGCGCGGTGAGGTCGTCGGGCGGCAGGAAGCGGGACCAGCGCTCCGGGAACTCGGAGGGCATGTCGGGGTCGTCCGGGTCGGCGGCCTCGCGGGCGGCGGCGGCACGGGCGACGTACTCGGCGACCTGCGCCTGGCGCAGCCGCTCGTTGGCCTCACGGGCGGCGGCCGTGGCGGCGGCCGGCCAGACCCGGTCGATCGCGGCGTTGACGGCGGCCCCGACCAGGACGGCGAACGCGGACACACCGATCCACAGCAGCACCGCGACGGCGGCGGCGAGCGAACCGTAGATCGTCGCCCCCTCCACGGTGTTGGTCAGGTAGATCCGCAGCAGGAAGCTGCCGAGCACCCACATGGCGAGCGCCACCAGGGCGCCCGGGACGTCCTCCACCCAGGGCGAGCGCACCGGTACCGACACGTGGTACAGCGTCGTCAGGAAGGCGATGGACAGGACCATCACCACGGGCCAGTACAGGACCTGCACGACCGTCGTCGACCACGGCAGGATCCGCACGACCGCGTCCGGTCCGGCCACCATCAGCGGCAGCGCGACCGAGCCGATCAGCAGCGCCACCAGGAACAGCAGGAACGCCATCAGCCGGGTCTTGACGATGCCGCGCACGCCGTCCAGGCCGTACATGACGGTGATGGTGTCGATGAAGACGTTCACGGCGCGGGAGCCCGACCACAGGGCGAACAGGAAGCCGATGGAGATGACGTCCGGGCGGCCGCCGTTCATCACGTCGTCCAGGATGGGCTGCGCGATCTGCTTCACGCCCTTGTCGGACAGGACCGTGCGCGACGCCTCCAGGAGGTTGGACTCCAGGCTGGAGATCGTGTCGGTGCCGGTCCAGTCGTCGACGTAGCCGAGCAGGCCGATCAGGCTGAGCAGCAGCGGCGGTACGGACAGCAGGGTGAAGAACGCGGCCTCGGCGGCCAGGCCGAGGATGCGGTACTCGATGCAGGAATTGACGGTGTCCTTGAGCAGCAGCCAGGCGGTCCTGCGTTTGGAGACGTTCCGGTACAGGGCGCGGGCCCGGTGGAGACGGCCGGACGGCTCGAGGGGTTCACTTGCTGACTGCACGACCCAAAGGTATCGGCCGGACGGGGGCGGGTTCATCCTGGTGGGACGGTGACCGGGGCACGGTGGCCGTGAGGTGCTCCCACCCCTACCGCGGGGTAGGTTCGCACTCATGGCGCGCAGCACCCACACCGTGACCAACCAGCCCCCACCGCTCGTCGGATACGACGTCTTCGGCGCCGACCGCGCCCTGGTGGCCGCCGTCGAACGGCATCTCGATCCCGCCGTGCGCGACGAGGCGCTGGGCGAGTTGTCGGCGCTCGGGCGGTCCGCCGGCTCGGCGCAGGTGCAGGAGTGGGCGGTGCAGGCCGACCGGAACCCGCCGACGCTGCGCACCCACGACCGCTACGGCCACCGGATCGACGAGGTCGAGTTCCATCCGGCCTGGCACCGGCTGCTGGGCAAGGGCGTCTCGGCGGGGCTGACCGCGGCCTGGGGCCGGCCCGGCGGGCAGGTGCGGCGGGCCGCCGGGTTCCTGGTGTGGACACAGGTCGACGCGGGCACCTGCTGTCCGCTGTCGATGACCCACGCGGCGGTGCCCGCGCTGCGCACGGATCCGGTGCTGGCCGCGGAGTGGGAGCCGCGGCTGACGTCCATGGTCTACGACCGTGATCTGCGGCCGGCCGAGCAGAAGGCCGGGGCGCTGTTCGGGATGGGCATGACGGAGAAGCAGGGCGGCAGCGACGTGCGGGCCGGCACGACGACGGCGCGGCCGCTGGCCGAGGACGGGACGTACGAGCTGACGGGGCACAAGTGGTTCTGCTCGGCGCCGATGTCGGACGGGTTCCTGGTGCTGGCCCAGGCGGCCGGCCCGTCCGGCGAGGGCGGCCCCACCTGTTTCCTCGTGCCGCGGGTGCTGCCGGACGGCGCGCGCAACGTCTTCCGGCTCCAGCGGCTGAAGGACAAGCTGGGCAACCGGTCCAACGCGTCGAGCGAGGTCGAGTTCGACGGGACCTGGGCCCGGCGGGTCGGTGCGGAAGGACGGGGCGTGCGGACCATCATCGAGATGGTCGCGGCGACCCGGCTCGACTGCGTCCTCGGCTCCGCGGGCCTGATGCGGCAGGCCGTCGCGCAGGCGGTCCACCACTGCGCCCACCGCGCGGCGTTCGGCGGAAAGCTGATCGACAAGCCGCTGATGCGCAATGTTCTGGCCGATCTCGCCCTGGAGTCGGAGGCGGCGACCACCCTCGGGCTGCGACTGGCCGCGGCCTGCGACGACGGGAGCGAGAGCGAGCGCGCGCTGCTGCGGCTGGCGGTGCCGGTGGCCAAGTACTGGGTGACCAAGCGCTGCGCCCCGGTGGCCGTGGAGGCCGCGGAGTGCCTGGGCGGCAACGGTTACGTGGAGGAGTCGGGCCTGCCCCGGCTGGTGCGCGAGTCACCGCTGAACTCGGTCTGGGAGGGTGCGGGCAACGTCCAGGCGCTGGACGTGCTGCGGGCGCTGCACCGCGAGCCGGAGGCGCTGAACGCGTATCTGACGGAGGTCGGCCTCGCGCGCGGCGCCGACCACCGTCTCGACGGGGCGATCAAGGGCATGCTGACCGAACTGGCCGATCTGGGGGGTGCCGAGGCCCGCGCGCGGCGGCTGGCCGAGCGGCTCGCGCTGGTGCTCCAGGGGTCGCTGCTGGTGCGGTTCGCGCCACCGGAGGTGGCCGACGCGTTCTGCGCCTCGCGGCTGGGCGGCGACGGCGGCGCCACCTTCGGGACGCTGCCGCCCACCCTGGACCTGGCGTCCGTGGTGGACCGGGCGCAACCGCTTGCCTGACGCTCCCGGCAGCACCGCTCCCGCGATCCGGTGCGGCGGGGATGTCAGCAGGGGTGGTGCTGCGCCGACACGGCACCACCCCTGCCCTCCTGGCCCGTCCAGGCCATGAACGCCGCACGGGCGACGTCGCTCAAGTTTCAAACACCGGGGGTCCGTTCACCAGGGTTGCAAGGGGTTGCAACTTTCTGGTCTCTGTGACCGGACTGTGCCCCTCCGTCATCGCCGGGCGGCAGTATGGGTCGGGCCATCAGGGTGCGACCGGAAACCGACCCCCGCGGGGGTTGACAGCCGGTCGTACACCAGGTCGAAACCGGGAGGACCTCAGTGATGCGGTCGTCGATCAACGTGACGCAGCTCGCCGCCGTCGACGCGACGCGGGCGGCCCGGGTGCTCAGCGAGGTGCGCGACGCCGCGCTCGCCGCGCAGCGCGCGGACCTCGCGCCCCGGCCGGTCATCGAGGAGTCCTGGGGACGCATGCTGCGCGGCGGGGTCGACCCGGACCACGACTTCAGATCCGGGCTGCTGCCCCCGGAGGAGATCCGCCGCCGTCGCGAGGAAACACCGCTGCGGCATGTGCTGCCGGTGCTCCGGGAGGGGCTCGTGTCGGTCGCGGACGCCGCCCACCACATCATGGTGGTGGCGGACGCCGAGGGCCGGGTGCTGTGGCGCGAGGGGAGTCCGGCGGTGCTGCGCAAGGCGGACGCGCTGGGGTTCCTGCTCGGCGCCGACTGGCGTGAGGAGGTCGTCGGCACCAACGGGGTGGGCACCCCGGCGGTGGCCCGGCGGCCCGTGCAGGTGTTCGCCGCCGAGCACTTCGTGCGCTCGCACGCCG
Coding sequences:
- the mmuM gene encoding homocysteine S-methyltransferase, whose product is MTGNAPAVDGSPSLADALAEGTVVLDGGMSNQLESAGYDLADALWSARLLAERPEAVVEAHLAYCLAGADVATTASYQATFEGFAGRGIGPDRAAGLLRLSVAAAREATSRARERGVRRPLWVAASVGPYGAMLADGSEYRGRYGLSVAELERFHRPRVAALVAAAPDVLALETVPDTDEAEALVRTVRGLGVPAWLSYTVAGGRTCAGQPLEEAFAVAADADEVIAVGVNCCAPEDVEHAVAVAARVTGKPVVAYPNSGEAWDARARAWSGGRTFAPAQVEGWRAAGARLIGGCCRVGPETIAAVAATLAAG
- a CDS encoding VOC family protein — protein: MNTIPAHLDHLVLATPDLAATVADFTRRTGVEPVPGGTHVGLGSRNHLIGLGGTGYLEIIGPDPDRTAPAGPRPFGIDTLPRARTLTWAISPPDLDAAVAAARARGYDPGPPLPMSRRTPDGTLLTWRLTDGAAAHPSGLVPFLIDWGDSPHPTASDLPTTPLLSFSATAPDPDRIRPLLHALDTELPLSRGPVGLAFTVDTPRGPVRFG
- a CDS encoding ThuA domain-containing protein codes for the protein MASRLLVHTRTTDYRHDSIPDAVAAVRGLAGFEVDHTEDPAALEVPLDGYAAVVFLSTSGEVLTPPGRARLAAYVEAGGGFVGVHAAACTEYGWPYYGELLGARFARHPAYQPGRALVEDRDHPATRHLPAVWDFTDEWYDFLTSPRGSVRVLLSADESSYEGGGMGADHPLAWCHERGAGRVFYTALGHAREAYRDPGFLAHLRGGIAWAAGRWAREDSA
- a CDS encoding VOC family protein, with the protein product MSPRFDAIGLVVSDMAASVAFYRRLGFAFPDGSEEQPHAEAELPGGQRLLFDTEESVRSFHPGWRPPTGGGRASIALLCDGPGEVDAVYEELVAAGHHGELKPWDAFWGQRYAVLHDPDGNGVDLFAPLPSAGQ
- a CDS encoding serine/threonine-protein kinase, coding for MHDATEVFRPLQADDPPVVAGYRLAARLGAGGMGRVYLSHTQGGRPVAIKVVRPELADDPAFRRRFGREIKAARRVRGAYTAELIDADPDGVPPWLATLYVPGPSLAEAVARRGPLPVPAVLSLVAGVAEALQAIHDVGIVHRDLKPSNVLLAADGPRVIDFGISVAADLTAHTATGTAVGTPQFMAPEQASGGEVTAATDVFALGQTAAFAALGEPLYGDGPSVSVLYRIVHSEPDLSLLPEPLRPLIGRCLAAEPGERATLAEILQWCRQRLGEDVGAGPAVWSEVTGPPVPVPVPPPAVAAPASAHTLAFTTRPQRPVPAGRRPRRRRIAMVTAAAAAGALVLTGLAWTVTDLTGRSSERNAATSRTTDAAEDTRSSTSSSSGSAAGSSSDADSAARGRAAGASPPSAARGTPQPEPHAGQWLDEENSLGIEDAGQRDDRKGDIRFRCDDDGCALESDTSVISLLYSERPGATYASCRSLLAGAEAHELQLAAVAAGSEICVKHPSGTIALLVVQVKSTALPDSGVSFLTADMTVWRADKKR
- a CDS encoding carboxylesterase/lipase family protein, which codes for MTAAGTEDPAGPVVRTPYGAVRGRREDGVAVFRGIPYAAPPFGPHRFRPPVPPDPWDGARDAGAFGPTAPQPPYSEAFAEYLADPVVPGDGCLNLNVWTPQPGPAARLPVLVWLHGGALTRGSSGVPVYDGRTFARDGVVLVSVNYRLGVEGYGLFPDAPANPGLRDQLAALRWVHESIGAFGGDPGRVTLAGQSAGAISVGALIAAPQAQGLFHRAVLQSGPPEAADRDKVRRMVRRMAARLKVPATAEAFAAVDREVLLRAQAEAGRLSSPILGGPAFGIVVDGDLVPRDPLQALVEGDAAVGAELLMGWTRDEYRLWLVPGGLLERVDRLGAVALAGAMARCRCGHEVPRGYRALHPEAGTAEIVGQLVTDHLLRIPLHRLAEARPGSSYVYEFAWPSLRPGLGACHALELGFVFDTGEVPESAKLSGWGAPRELAEEMHSAWVRFAVDGDPGWQAWDTSHPVRILGDGEPRTVHGPRDGEFDLWAADAAARASAPPVPVPEDGAAGRGAELRSVVRLLRRGAVRGH